From the genome of Maniola hyperantus chromosome 9, iAphHyp1.2, whole genome shotgun sequence:
GAAATTCGGAGACATGGTCATATTTGCGCAAGCCAAATATAAACCTAATAGCAAGGTTTTGAATTCGCTCAAGTTTATTAAGTTGGTCCTCGGTTAAATCAATGTAGCTTGCGTCTGCATAATCGAGAATAGAGAGCAGTAAAGATTGAGCTAACATAATCTTAGTAGGAATGGGAAGCAAAGAACGTAGGTGCCTGAGAGAACCCATGGCAGCAAAGGTCTTTCTACTGAGTTCCTTTAATTGATGAGACCACGAGAGAGTAGTGTCCAAGTAGACACCGAGATTTTTCACAGTAGCACTATAAGGTATAACaacaccatttaatgtaagtattGGTAGATTATCCCAATCAACCCTCGAAATCAAGCCAGCACCACCAATAATAATAGCCTGGGATTTACAAGGATTCACTTTTAAACCATAACTCTTACTCCATTCACTGACAGCCGCCAGGTCCCTATTAATAGTACAAATAGCAGAGGGCAAGTCTTCGAGAGTTGACTGAGTGTACACTTGGAGATCGTCTGCGTACATGTGATAGAGAGAAGTAATGATTTGGGAAATTGAATTAATGAAGATAGCAAAGAGTAAAGGAGACAACACGCCACCTTGAGGAACCCCAGCACGCAATTCGCACCAAGATGAAAACATACCTTCGATGCGAATACGCTGCCGCCGCCCACTGAGGTAACTCTGAAACCAACCAACCACTGATGGAGATATGTTAATGGAACGTAACAGACTCAGCAAGATGTCAAAATCGACGGAATTAAATGCATTGCTAAAATCCAGCAATACCAACACAGTGAGCTGTTTATTATCCATGCCCCGTCGAATGTCGTCGGTGACTTTTACTAGCGCTGTAGTCGTACTATGGCCCGACCGGAAACCAGACTGAAGGGGATTTAGAAGGCAATTTCTGTTTAGGAATAGGTACAATTGGTGGAAAACTAGCTTCTCAAGAACTTTAGATAGAAATGGGAGAATTGAAATAGGGCGAAATTCAGAAAAATGTGAGGCATGAGCCTTTTTTGGGAGAGGAATAATTTGAGCACTTTTCCAAGCTTCAGGAAATTTAGACGTTGAGAtagatacatttaaaatatGTGTTTGAACAGGAATAACAACGTCAAGGATAGGTAAGATCATATTACGACTAACGCTATCATCACCCACGGCATTAGACGAGACTGATAATATGTTCTTTTTAACATCACATTCAGTGAAAGGATTGAAATTAAACGGTTGATAATCAGGAGCTGGCATAGATGAAAGAATACTCAGAGTGCGATCCTTATCTGAGTTATCGATTGTACTAGCtgaagtaaaatgtttattaaggAGATCAATATCAATATTCTGATGAGGCGAACTAGGGGACGCTTTACCAACTCCAAGAGATTCTAGAAATTTCCAAATTTTGATACGATATGAAGTAAACAAAATTGGCAACTAGAGCCCCAGCCTAAAATTTAATAGTGTGCaaacattttcaattaaatGAAGTTAATTATtcgttaaattaataaaattgttaccattttagtaaattttttgtacaaaatgttttacattttttgtacaaaatgttatgcattttgtacaaaaaaaattatatgaacaAAATTATGTCAAATCAGGTTAAAAGATGTACAGGACCAAGGAACACCTAAGTACTGTTGGTCTGAGAatacaacaaaatttaaaaatataacgataagtaattattaaaattagctacaattaagtatattaaagatattgttataatattatttatgaaataaacctcacctaaaataaaaatacatagcaGGTTGGGACAGAAATAAGAACATGTACCAAACACGGAGATGTTTTAATGAACGATATAACGCTTTgtgactttaaaattttaatcataTCCTATAAACGAAAGTAAAGCAGAAAAGTATGTCCAggcttattaaattaaatacctactaaaatgtATTATTCAAATATGTTACGTTTCGTTTTATGGTCATTTAACACAGCATTTTAATAGCTATAGCTGCGGCCTATGTCAGCAAAATTTTATATAGCGATATGAATCTCGTGAAGTAGGGTAAATCTGTAACTGTACGATGAGGACCCTCACGGTACAAAATAGGGTTCCCACCGAAGCCTTGAAACTTGTAAGATTGCTTCAAGTAAGCAGAGACAAGTGTCCTGTAAAATATAAGGTTTTATGtcttcactagatgatgcccgcgacttagtccactAGGATATAGGTGTTCAAAAATTACTGGGTATTCTCCTTGTTGTTTTccagcataaaaagtagcctgggTCCATCTTCAGggtgcaagttatctctgtatcaaatagatgatgcccgtgccatcattcaattaaatttaggttttcttaaatacccgtgggtactctttaattttccgggataaaaagtagcctatgtccgtccctggaATGCAACGTTACTCTCCAGATTTTTTTGTTATCGAGTgagatgtcaaatgaaagagggaAAAATTCATGAATATAAATAAAGCACTTAGGTCTTAAATTAATTGTCTTTCTGTTGAATcaattttagtttaaaatttaGTGTTTATTAAGACGAGTATCCGGGTTTTGGTTTGAACATAAAATCCGGGAATATGATAGGATATCCGCGCGCCAGGGGTTTTTATGATAATAACAGTGTGCAAAGTGAAAGCCCTATAGTAAGAGACTACCGGCGCTGATGTTCTACCGTTATAATATGTCCAAGCAATCTTTCGATTGAATTCGATGGTATAACTCGGTCACATTGTAGCGGACTTCTGATTTAGAGCAGCAGGCATGCCGCATGATGAGCGCAACATTGTAGCCGTTACTGTTGGTAAGCACATTAATGTCTTATTTAGATGTAAATTGAAACTACCATGCGTCACAACTAAGAGCACCAACATAATTTTTCAAATGTAATGTCACTCTCCGTGGGGATTGAAGCGGTGGGGGTTAAAACGTCGGCCTTCTATACGGAAGATTGTAGTTCGACCCCGGgcaacgcacctctaacttttcggagttacgtgcgttttaagcaattaaatatcactttccttttaatggtgaaggaaaacatcgcgaggaaacttgcatgcttgagagttgtCCATATAGTTCCTGCGAATACTAGTCTGCCAAATGTGGTTTAGCAGACTAGtattaaagcatgtgatatttaaactctattattttccttttttttgaatatgttactataaaacttaaagctagccttatctaattactgctTAAATCATGCCAGGCCAGTAAGTAGATATTcatggtgccaagaataggTACCAGGGCTAcatttccgcactggacagctaggctgttTCTTGCGCAAAAAAATGAGCTTCCGTTCTGTCACCAGGTGAGGCTGTAtacgcggtgaaatgtctcgttttaagcacttactccatggccccagggtctccacgacaAACGGAATGTAACTCTCATACATTAAACAGTTCTAAAATACCTACGTAAacgttaattttaaagtttcagTCATTGAACTTTATTATGTAAACATAGCTGCTATTATCCAGGCACGTACAGACGGAAACTAGAGACAAAAGACCGAGTTATCCGTTAGCCATTCAACAATCAATATAGCATAGTCTAGATTTATAAACAAACATTGCAAATGTAGGTTTAGTTCTTTGCTCGAAtcttgcaaatttttattgtaaaaaagctTCCTTACTTTACTATACTTATCGAAAGCTTTCTTCAAGACACAaatagaatccatactaatattataaatacgaaagtgtgtctgcttaTCTGTCTTTTCACggaccaacagtttaaccgattttgataaaatttggtacagagttaggttaCATCGCGGGGAAGATAGGGGAAAGGATTATCCCAGAAATTTAAAgaggtcccacaggatttttagaaaacctaaatccacgcggaggcagtcgcgggcatcatctagtattataataattaagtatacctacagttCCGCATTGTTCCAAGCCTTTTTCCACCTCTTTATagtctgtaaataaataaataagcaagCTAAAAGCAGACGGTGAATGCTATTGCATAAGCTGACTATCAGTGGAGTTAATTGAAAcaattaatttgtgtaatcGCTTCATGCcgtttgaattaaattattatttaacactAGGGCTCTGACTTTTCGTAAGCTACAGAGTGTTAGCAAGTTGTAATTATCTTTtgcgatttttattttatctatgaaTGCGTAAGtaaatatatctacttacgCATTCATACTACACATAATATTAACaatctaggtacctaatattttttcaaGTGGAGGTTAATGTTCTGAGTTTTCATATTTATTTCATTCAAAATCAAGTAACtcaataatatttagatttttagtgcCCGAAAGCCTTGCCGGCTTGACCGACTACATAGTTTTAGTAAGTTCCAAGGGAAATATAATTACTGGTTCAATAtacacctacataatataaaatggtACATACCTACCATTGTCTGTCTGCATAAtttgcattattttatttggtcTGCTTCTGCTCGCAGTGCGAAAAATCTCCAAATTATCACAATAAGACGCCCTCATTATTATGAAATAagcttatcataatattatttttacgtaatAGCATAGGTCGGCCGAGTCAACTCTACCTCAACggtgatattaaaattgtaattacCATAATTGcagtattataattttaaattctaCAATAATTTATGGAAAACTTCGAGAACAGTTTTACGTTTGTGCTGTTTGGAGTTGAATTGAAGCCCTGCTACGCAATTACGGAAAAGCTGCATCCAATCATTTGCTACAGTTtcagttgttgtgattggctgaatttatggtattctttttttttattttttattgacaatactttttttaatgaaaatattacaataaaacttaaagctagccttatttaattactatacaaatcatactacattctttttttaaatttaatttatagactagcctaagatggagccgATGATGATCAGTATTGGCCGAAATCCTTCTGACAAAAGTTTTTGGCCAATAGGGACCTAGGCTAGTGTTTattgctttttttttattaatattagtttttCCTTTGTTTCAGTTGTCCCGAATAACGAGTGGGAGCGCACCGACATGCTAACAAATATTGGGCCCAGGGCCCATCGACGACAGACGACGTAAGTCCgtgtgaaaatgtgtctgtctgtctgtgattttgaccaaattcggtacagagatagcttgcatatcgAGGACAGACATAagtttttgttccggaaaagcaaaagttcccacgggactttagGTAAAGAAACCCATATCCACGTGCACGAATTAGCAGGCATCATTTATTTGCTACAGAAATAACTTGGTGGAAGTGGActtagctactttttatgccggaaaataaagagttgccacgagtttttaaaaacgtaaacgcacgcggacgaagtcgtgggatgTAATGTAGTACCTAtcttattattacttatacaaCTGCATGTATAATCGGACTTTAAAAGGGAAACAACGCTTATTCCGAATGTTATAAAACTGTATACGGTTATGTTAGGAAGTTGCCTTGATTCTCGttacattttacgattttcttTGTAGAAAGAAGAAAGATTTTACTGCAGGTATCTACAAATACAATTTTCTTGAAGTGTGTTACAATGTGTCATACAGGGTTATTAAGAGCGCGGTCAGTAAGGCGATTTAAACTAAGAGAAAGAGATAAAGTATAATTTTGTCTaagaaagttatttaaaaaaaaattctaatacAGGTCATCAATCGAAACTATActctcaaaaaaatatttaaatgtgatAAGTACCTAATCGATAGAGTACTTATGTTGCAAGGAATAAAATGTTAGCCTCtgaaatataaaaaccggccaagtgcgagtcaggctcgcgcaacgaggattccgtactacagtcgtttttttcgacattttgcacgataattcaaaaactatgatgcataaaaataaataaaaatctgttttaaaacgcacaggtgaagacctttcatacgataccccacttgatatagttatctttactttgaaaattgaaaatactgattattagttcatgaccacaatttaatgttttttgtatgatgtaaccacaaattcacagttttcagattttttcccgaatgacagttattagacctacctacttgccaaatttcatgagtctaggtcaacgggaagtaccctgtaggtttcttgacagaccgacagacagacggacagacaacaaagtgatcctataagggttccgtttttccttttgaggtacggaaccctaaaaaatacctAGTTCGAGTCAAGCCTTGAacacaaaataggtaggtactaactgtTACTAGTCTACTCGTTGGTAAATGTAGTGAcgatacaaacgtagttttattcttatttgaatattaatcaatcaaactcaatagtaagtagatacctacattctGGAAACTACTATTATGtatgtggtttgccagatttacgttaaaatatttagtttggcgaggaaacctgtatacctacctgagggttttccataatgttcttaatacgtgtggtgaagtctgccaatccgcactgggtcagGGTGCCAGgccattctcattctgacaggagacctTTGTTCAGTATTAGGCCTACTATGGGTCATTTGGATTTCAAAGATTTGCATACAAATAGTTGGACCCGTGTAACTTTAAGACTagatatttttacggaaatttAACAAACTACAGACATGGATATTTGTTTCCATAACGTCAagcgtgtctacaaaatttcattcaaTTTGATAGGTTGATACACAAATGAGAGCCAACAATCTATAGAAAAGTGTAGGGAAGCGCGCTGGAAACTTCTCTTAAACTCATACCCCTAAATGTTCCTATATTGAGCAGTACTTTTGTGCAATCGACAGATGGTAACGTGTCACAACGAAGGAACGTCGCTCGGCGGCTTCCACCTCGGCCTACACGATGAGCACCGACCGCGCGCGCCTAGCGTCTCCTCCCTATCACTCTACAAACAGAAGATCGACGCACTTTTTGACGACACACGCTCTATCGCCAGCCTGTCTAAGTATGGGCCCAAGTCGGATTCGGGAAGAAAAGATAGTAAGGTAATAACTTTCCTTGTAACTTTCCTTCCTTACGTGTCAAATGTTGAAACATACCTAAATAGTGAGACAACACGCAGGCGGCCCATGATCATCTGCTCTCTGCAGCACAAAAGGGCCTGGTAACGTGTTACCGACTTTTGAGTATACTTAGTtagtttatttacatattaattaGTTTATTTGCTCCCTGAATAACTTCATATAATAAGTAGTTTCTcttaatttagattttacttagttttaataATGCTACATGATAATTTACGTAATTGAATGGTTAATTCTTTACAGGTTAGCATAGCGCCAGACAGTAAGGCGACGATCGTGGAGGATGAACATGGATACTGCCAAACTAAAATCAAGAAGATCAATAACACTGTACAAGACCGGATAGAAAGGATGTTCGCAGATATGGCGGGAGAATCCAGACTCACAACTGACACCATCGGAGTGCATGTGTTTAATGTTCACTACCTCGGGTCGACGCCATTGCAGAGTAAAGTATCGAGCCTCTCTGGCCTTCAAGATCCGCTAAGAGATTTATACTTTGCTTACAAAAGAAACTTTCGCCAGAAAAGTACGTTAACCGGTCGCTTAGAAATTTCTAAAAGTGGTCTGAAAGTGAGGTACAAGGGAGAAAAAGGGGATTTAGAACAGTTAAATCCTTTTCCAACTATAGCTGTTTGGTCCGCTGTTAAGTTTGTTGTTCAGCCTTTAGAAAAAGATGTAAATGAATTAAGCTATGCTTTTGTACCGTTAATCACCGATCCCGATAATATCGATCGACACGCCCTATTTAAAACTTTAGATTTATCAGAAAGAAAATATATCCTCTCCCACAACGAAAATTCGCATTCACCTCTTTTCGCTGTAGTGATGAGGAAAATAGGCGTCGCAAAACAACTAGAGTGCCATGGGTTTGTATGTCAGACAACCGAGGACGCTATTATTATAGCGGCCACGCTATACAAATCACTTATGTCACATATGAGTCGGCAAGGCCATAACGaaagtaaaaaatttaaaaatcgaaatggAGTGAGCTGTATGAGTGTATCGAGTAGTTTGCCGGCAAACGATATCCCAGTAAGACCTCCTCGGAAAAAACGTAGCACCTCTTCACAAAGTGGAGATAGTGATAGAGCGGACGGGTTTTCAGCAAGCGAATCATtttgtgaaaaaccaaaattAGAAAGAACCAAAAATGTATCGGATATGCCCCACTTTTCAAGTCCAAACATGACTAATTCTGAATTGAAAAGAATAACTGTCGAAGAAGTGAGAGCGAAACTGGATACAATAAAACATGATACAAGTGGCAGTGAAACACAGGGATCTAAAAAGTCTGTTTTTAAAGGTACACTCAATCCCGTCCAAGTTCTGCCATCACAAATCCCTCAAAGCAGCAGTGAATCTTCAATTCGAAGTAAAGTATCTGAAAAAATAGAATTATTTCGAGAGTTAGAAAGGCGGAAAAGTATTCAAAGACCACCGATATTACCTCCTCCTGTGCCTGCTAAACCGACAACACAGCCTCAAAGTGAGCAAACGAAGGAGCCATTAAGAAGAAGTCAAAGTGGAAGAAAATCCCTTAGTGAATCCGGTGATATATTGACTAAAGTCGCTATCCCTCGTTCTGGTAGCTTTTTGAATGCTGGAGGTCTTACCCGTTACAAATCTATTGGACAACGGTATGTTTCTATTTCATTACCTGCCATTTAATGTTTTAAGTATTTGACAAACCAAAAATAGCTGATACTAACGAGATCGAATAGAACATGCTTAGCGAAGTGTTTCAGCGTCTTGCGTGTTTGTAATTGTGCTAATGCAACCGCGTCCGCTACATTCCTCTGATCTAGACTAATAATAGCAATTTTATACTGAACACATTAACTTCACTTCTGCACATTGTTTGAATTTATCttatacttttttagtttattattcTTTGTTTTCAGAAATAATGGAAAGAAAGGCGGCGGCTCGCCACTGGGGTTTAACGAACTGTTTAATGAATTCAGAGTCCAAGAAAACTTGCATTCGATGGATGAAATATTGAATGTTATTATAGATCCAGAAGGCATGTCTTTTAATGACTTGAAACCAATTTACAAAGAATTTCTATTAAAACTAGCAGTTACGCTCACTAAGGATGAAATATTTCAACATAGTAAAGCGATCATGAAAAAGCAAAAGAAAAAGATTTTACGACGAAACAGTACATTTCAGAATAAAAggagaaaaatatttaaaggagCAAGTGGACTCCGGATGGTGTTTAGATTACCGTTTGGAaaagaatttagaaaaaaagagaaaaagaagcAGCAAAGCCTTTTCGAGATACAAAACGTGCAAACAAACGTACCTGTAAAAGAAACTGTTTGTGAAAGTTCAGTCTCGACATCCAGTTACGACTTAAGGCAGTTCAGACCGAAAGAACCCGAAGTTCCTGCACCAAAACGGCAAATTAGGCAAAGAAATTCTAAACGTTCTGAAAAATCTGTCCATGTCTCAAAAAGAAGCGGTAAGGCATCTAGACCGGGAGAAAGAACGTCGACTTCTGAAGATTCTGATTTTTTAACTTTAAGCAATCGGCTAGGCTGTCAAAACAGAAATAGTTCAAGTGGGTATGTTTCTTGTTCAGAATGTGAATCAGAAAGTTGTATAGATAGATGCTATTGCTCGTTGAAAGTGGATTGCAAGCCAAAATCTTGCTGTGCTGCGGAAACTGGCAAAGACTCTGCAAAGACAAAATTATTGGGGAAAAGCTGTACAGAATGCtcaaagtaagtacttacatataaatattcattcattcagatTTTAAATTACTATCTTAGTATTTGACAGCACTATTTGACAGGAATTCGGCATAGGATAGGACCTAATGTTTCTtttgccgcaccaacccgttcTCACCAAACTTTTATCTGGGAGAGATCGTTTTAGCGATAAGATCATTTTTGCACCTTAATTGACGAATTTGGTTTttctttgtaagtatgtttCTTGCGTTGCTTTCTCTGTTTAATTTTATGTGTATGTGCTATAAAGTATTCATAAAAACATGTaagaaatcaaaataaatattcagTCTCTCGCTCGTAAGTCAAGTGCAAACTTGACTTACAAAAGTCTGAATATTACGAGAGTCCGGacagaaatattttaataactctATGGTTTTTTTGATTCCAATTAAAAATGCAAATCAGTCTTTGTCTGATGTAACATGAACTTTCTAAATTCAATTTAGTTTTGGAATTACCTCGGTAGACTATAAACAATTAGCGATAAACGATTTTTAGCAATTATATTTTGTGTGGCTTTCAAACAGCATTTGGTTGGGCTGTTTACGTATGCAAATAGCAGACTATTTATTAGCACTTTCTAGTAAAGGTTAGGAAGAACTATTGCAAACGATTCGTATCggtaataataactaatagctTTCCTTAAAGTTTCGATTTCAGTTCGAACGCGTTATTACTTAACTTATACTaaagcaataataaataaataagtatgtttGTTAGGTTTTCTAGAAATGGtaataattttcagaagaaaATTAAGTGTTTTAGAAAtgatacttaataattttcttttgaaAAATGAGCTTCGAACAATATTCCTAAAATAATTCCGAAACTTTggcaattatcaaacttttgaATCGGCTGAAAAAATATTGACCATTTTAAAATTGGGACGTTATGTAAacatatgtaaaaaaattatttaagataacataggtatacctagtacgcgacaggtcgagatggcaatcggggtggtgccgccccgcacatccacacagcccccgcgttaacccggtagGTACGATTGGTATATCTTCAACTTgatctaaaatattttaacgtaCTCTTAGATAacggtacataccacgattaatttggcgtttttttGGCGTTAAAAAAACgctaaattaatcgtggtacatacccgttatctacttacataaaaatatgtcgttaaaccacgaaataattaaaatcattgATCCAAATAATTTCTTATTAAAAGTGAcatctaatttatttaaatagcgTTTCTGAAACTGGgtgtttatattatatcatTCAAATAAAATCCAATCAGATATATAAGCATATTGTACCTGTCACGATTGTGTGCATTGCACGGTGCACCTAAATGGAAAGTTACGGTTATGGTATTTAGAGTTAAAAGCTATTTCAAGTACTTATCTGAAATCTTAAATAATTTCATCAGTTActgataataagtaatattaatatagttaGTGTAATATTATTCCAAACaaagttgtaatttttttatcaactaCTAGCGTTGGCCGTTGCTATGTCCGCGTGAAATTTGGGGCAATCTCAAAATATTTCAAGTACATAAATTTTGATTAAAGTTGTAGCAGTATTCATTGTTTGAATACGTATTATACTATTATTACGAATATTACGCTTTCGAAATGATGGTGTCACCTAAATGTGACAACGcataatttatgtaggtacgctGTGACTTAAATCGGTAAGTAGATGGCTATTTTCTAACCGACTTAGGAGGGCCGAATTTGACCAATACCATTAATTTGTGCCTCGGAGAGCAAGTTAAGCACATCAGtcacacatattattatcattaatattATCCTTAAATCTGCTCAGTCATACCTATGCGGAATAATTTGGGAAGATCCTAA
Proteins encoded in this window:
- the LOC117984958 gene encoding uncharacterized protein isoform X1, whose protein sequence is MVTCHNEGTSLGGFHLGLHDEHRPRAPSVSSLSLYKQKIDALFDDTRSIASLSKYGPKSDSGRKDSKVSIAPDSKATIVEDEHGYCQTKIKKINNTVQDRIERMFADMAGESRLTTDTIGVHVFNVHYLGSTPLQSKVSSLSGLQDPLRDLYFAYKRNFRQKSTLTGRLEISKSGLKVRYKGEKGDLEQLNPFPTIAVWSAVKFVVQPLEKDVNELSYAFVPLITDPDNIDRHALFKTLDLSERKYILSHNENSHSPLFAVVMRKIGVAKQLECHGFVCQTTEDAIIIAATLYKSLMSHMSRQGHNESKKFKNRNGVSCMSVSSSLPANDIPVRPPRKKRSTSSQSGDSDRADGFSASESFCEKPKLERTKNVSDMPHFSSPNMTNSELKRITVEEVRAKLDTIKHDTSGSETQGSKKSVFKGTLNPVQVLPSQIPQSSSESSIRSKVSEKIELFRELERRKSIQRPPILPPPVPAKPTTQPQSEQTKEPLRRSQSGRKSLSESGDILTKVAIPRSGSFLNAGGLTRYKSIGQRNNGKKGGGSPLGFNELFNEFRVQENLHSMDEILNVIIDPEGMSFNDLKPIYKEFLLKLAVTLTKDEIFQHSKAIMKKQKKKILRRNSTFQNKRRKIFKGASGLRMVFRLPFGKEFRKKEKKKQQSLFEIQNVQTNVPVKETVCESSVSTSSYDLRQFRPKEPEVPAPKRQIRQRNSKRSEKSVHVSKRSGKASRPGERTSTSEDSDFLTLSNRLGCQNRNSSSGYVSCSECESESCIDRCYCSLKVDCKPKSCCAAETGKDSAKTKLLGKSCTECSKEVYDGDYSYCSCDSESCADSNKCYCTGPRRAIQSSQSLEYLKTPSTKTLSDRLKRSFEDYEGKTRTRSGASSRRREERRRARSSDSLALDYELLLQNKPRDTRARNMQRLTVRSTGAGSQDALSVKKSAEMAALFADVRLSQRTDVRSLAGGRRARPPPLAPPGVPPIAKIFDHRPLSRNASLEDTLGYFP
- the LOC117984958 gene encoding uncharacterized protein isoform X2 translates to MSTDRARLASPPYHSTNRRSTHFLTTHALSPACLSMGPSRIREEKIVSIAPDSKATIVEDEHGYCQTKIKKINNTVQDRIERMFADMAGESRLTTDTIGVHVFNVHYLGSTPLQSKVSSLSGLQDPLRDLYFAYKRNFRQKSTLTGRLEISKSGLKVRYKGEKGDLEQLNPFPTIAVWSAVKFVVQPLEKDVNELSYAFVPLITDPDNIDRHALFKTLDLSERKYILSHNENSHSPLFAVVMRKIGVAKQLECHGFVCQTTEDAIIIAATLYKSLMSHMSRQGHNESKKFKNRNGVSCMSVSSSLPANDIPVRPPRKKRSTSSQSGDSDRADGFSASESFCEKPKLERTKNVSDMPHFSSPNMTNSELKRITVEEVRAKLDTIKHDTSGSETQGSKKSVFKGTLNPVQVLPSQIPQSSSESSIRSKVSEKIELFRELERRKSIQRPPILPPPVPAKPTTQPQSEQTKEPLRRSQSGRKSLSESGDILTKVAIPRSGSFLNAGGLTRYKSIGQRNNGKKGGGSPLGFNELFNEFRVQENLHSMDEILNVIIDPEGMSFNDLKPIYKEFLLKLAVTLTKDEIFQHSKAIMKKQKKKILRRNSTFQNKRRKIFKGASGLRMVFRLPFGKEFRKKEKKKQQSLFEIQNVQTNVPVKETVCESSVSTSSYDLRQFRPKEPEVPAPKRQIRQRNSKRSEKSVHVSKRSGKASRPGERTSTSEDSDFLTLSNRLGCQNRNSSSGYVSCSECESESCIDRCYCSLKVDCKPKSCCAAETGKDSAKTKLLGKSCTECSKEVYDGDYSYCSCDSESCADSNKCYCTGPRRAIQSSQSLEYLKTPSTKTLSDRLKRSFEDYEGKTRTRSGASSRRREERRRARSSDSLALDYELLLQNKPRDTRARNMQRLTVRSTGAGSQDALSVKKSAEMAALFADVRLSQRTDVRSLAGGRRARPPPLAPPGVPPIAKIFDHRPLSRNASLEDTLGYFP